Proteins co-encoded in one Arachis hypogaea cultivar Tifrunner chromosome 13, arahy.Tifrunner.gnm2.J5K5, whole genome shotgun sequence genomic window:
- the LOC112736499 gene encoding auxin response factor 10: protein MKEGEKSLDPQLWHACAGSMVQMPQVNSKVFYFPQGHAEHAQTAIDLSTPSLRVPPLIPCRVATVRFMADPETDEVFAKIKLVPLKSSELDQNDNTLEGEVVVENQEKPASFAKTLTQSDANNGGGFSVPRYCAETIFPRLDYSAEPPVQTVVAKDVHGELWKFRHIYRGTPRRHLLTTGWSTFVNQKKLVAGDSVVFLRAENGDLCVGIRRAKRGIGIGIGGGCEGSSLWSSASSGNGNSNGGPYGALSMFLREENNKLLRNSNGRCSYSSSSSSSRVRAEDVVEAVSMAARNQAFEVVYSPRASTPEFCIKASSVSDAMRIQWCSGMRFKMPFETEDSSRISWFMGTVASVQVADPIRWPNSPWRILQVTWDEPDLLQNVKRVSPWLVELVSNMPIINISPFSPPRKKLRFPQHPDFPQDIQFTSLPTFPGNYIGPNSPMYCLSENAPASIQGTRHAQIGISLSDFHLSNKLQLGLLPTSIHRLDVHNRDMTNHDKSKESLSCLLTMGKSNKSLENSDNNVKTHQFLLFGQPILTEQQISRTGKDSPDETKIKEKCFLGEAKFAVSQHIPPGKASNAAEFSWQIGLETSHCKVFLESEDVGRTLDLSSLGSYEELYRKLANMFDMERSEIFNHVLYRDETSAVKKIGEEPFSEFMKTAKRLTILMDSSSKNIRRAWITGSRSGEHGIDASNKTGPLSIFV from the exons ATGAAGGAAGGTGAGAAGAGCTTGGATCCGCAGCTATGGCATGCGTGTGCAGGTTCCATGGTTCAGATGCCTCAAGTGAACTCGAAAGTTTTCTACTTTCCACAAGGGCATGCAGAACACGCTCAAACCGCCATTGATCTCTCAACTCCTTCTTTGAGGGTTCCACCACTCATCCCTTGCAGGGTTGCAACAGTGAGATTCATGGCTGACCCTGAAACAGATGAAGTTTTCGCAAAGATAAAGCTTGTTCCACTGAAAAGTTCAGAGCTTGATCAAAACGACAACACCTTGGAGGGTGAAGTTGTTGTGGAGAATCAAGAAAAGCCTGCATCTTTTGCAAAGACTTTGACCCAATCTGATGCTAACAATGGTGGGGGTTTCTCAGTCCCTCGTTACTGTGCAGAAACCATCTTCCCCCGGCTCGATTACTCGGCGGAGCCGCCGGTTCAGACGGTGGTGGCAAAGGATGTTCATGGTGAGCTATGGAAGTTTAGGCATATATATAGAGGTACACCAAGGAGGCACTTGCTTACAACTGGTTGGAGCACTTTTGTTAATCAGAAGAAGCTTGTAGCTGGTGATTCTGTGGTGTTTCTGAGGGCTGAAAATGGTGATCTTTGTGTTGGGATTAGGAGGGCAAAAAGGggaattggaattggaattggTGGTGGTTGTGAGGGTTCATCTTTGTGGAGTTCAGCTTCTTCTGGTAATGGTAATAGTAATGGAGGGCCTTATGGAGCATTGTCAATGTTCTTGAGAGAGGAGAACAACAAGCTTTTAAGGAATAGTAACGGAAggtgttcttattcttcttcttcttcttcttcaagggtGAGAGCTGAAGATGTTGTGGAAGCTGTGTCAATGGCTGCAAGGAACCAAGCATTTGAGGTTGTGTATTCTCCAAGGGCAAGCACTCCTGAGTTCTGCATTAAGGCTTCTTCTGTGAGTGATGCAATGAGGATCCAATGGTGTTCTGGCATGAGGTTCAAGATGCCCTTTGAGACTGAGGATTCTTCTAGGATCAGCTGGTTCATGGGGACTGTTGCTTCCGTTCAGGTTGCTGATCCTATCCGCTGGCCGAATTCGCCTTGGCGAATTCTTCAG GTTACTTGGGATGAGCCTGATTTGCTACAAAATGTGAAGAGAGTTAGTCCATGGTTGGTTGAATTGGTATCAAACATGCCAATCATCAATATCTCGCCATTCTCTccaccaaggaagaagttgaggttTCCTCAGCACCCAGACTTCCCTCAGGACATTCAGTTCACATCGTTACCAACGTTTCCGGGCAATTATATCGGGCCGAATAGCCCCATGTATTGTTTATCTGAAAACGCTCCCGCAAGCATACAGGGAACCAGGCATGCTCAAATCGGAATATCTCTTTCAGATTTCCACCTCAGCAATAAACTGCAGTTGGGGCTGCTTCCAACTAGTATCCATCGGCTCGATGTTCATAACCGCGACATGACCAACCATGATAAGAGCAAAGAGAGCTTATCATGCTTGCTCACCATgggaaaatccaacaagagtCTGGAGAATTCTGATAACAATGTTAAGACACACCAGTTTTTGCTTTTTGGTCAGCCTATTCTCACTGAGCAACAAATCTCTCGAACCGGAAAAGACTCGCCGGACGAGACTAAGATCAAAGAGAAGTGCTTCTTAGGTGAAGCTAAATTTGCAGTTTCACAGCACATTCCACCAGGAAAAGCTTCTAATGCTGCCGAGTTTTCGTGGCAAATCGGCTTGGAAACTAGCCATTGCAAGGTTTTCTTGGAATCAGAAGATGTAGGAAGAACCTTAGACCTATCAAGCCTTGGTTCATATGAAGAACTCTATAGAAAACTGGCCAACATGTTTGATATGGAACGATCTGAGATCTTCAACCATGTTCTTTACCGCGACGAAACAAGTGCTGTTAAGAAAATTGGAGAAGAACCCTTCAG TGAATTCATGAAGACAGCAAAAAGATTGACAATTCTTATGGATTCAAGCAGCAAAAATATTAGAAG GGCATGGATTACAGGGAGTCGCAGTGGTGAACATGGAATTGATGCATCAAACAAAACTGGTCCTCTTAgcatatttgtttaa
- the LOC112736501 gene encoding uncharacterized protein isoform X2 has translation MSLELAAEKGDNFLQGLLINGWLTKLAFLCGHIEKPVAIWSFNTMLYSSNEELRNSSSVNTCLLCFLLVDQLPVKIGWFPEYSDLRRALDTSGFLFEFSSSGEPKNLDSDTGEPPQNIRAWLKFVTACCLMRSKQPAFSVVEAEELIESIIRLFLDRQFQGLLVLLNDCMQAIVNYFTDQEWHSSCENIAKFVASRVAQLESLGVVEALKDQGVCRWNYVLINVQQHVKSHVRLFSQFPSSSSAMGSITVLKRSQKAKQSEESLREVMYLSCWGPM, from the exons ATGAGCTTGGAATTAGCAGCAGAGAAAG GTGATAACTTTCTTCAAGGATTGCTCATCAATGGTTGGCTTACAAAATTAGCATTCCTCTGTGGCCATATAGAAAAACCAGTAGCCATTTGGTCCTTCAACACAA TGTTATATTCATCAAATGAAGAGCTCCGAAACTCATCCTCTGTAAATACATGTTTGTTATGTTTCCTTTTG GTTGATCAATTGCCTGTCAAAATTGGTTGGTTTCCTGAGTACTCAGATTTGAGAAGAGCTCTTGACACTTCTGggtttctttttgaattttcatcCAGTGGTGAACCCAAAAATTTAG ATTCTGACACTGGAGAACCACCCCAAAATATTCGAGCCTGGCTCAAATTTGTCACTGCTTGTTGTCTAATGCG GAGTAAACAACCAGCATTTTCTGTTGTAGAAGCTGAAGAACTCATTGAAAGCATTATACGTCTATTCCTAGATCGCCAGTTTCAAGGTTTATTAGTGCTTTTGAATGATTGCATGCAAGCCATTGTCAATTACTTCACAGACCAGGAATGGCATTCAAGTTGTGAGAACATAGCAAAATTCGTTGCTTCCAG AGTAGCTCAGCTAGAAAGCCTTGGAGTTGTGGAGGCTTTGAAGGACCAAGGAGTGTGTAGGTGGAACTATGTTCTCATAAATGTTCAACAACATGTGAAGAGCCATGTTAGATTGTTTTCACagtttccttcttcttcctctgctaTGGGCTCCATTACAGTACTCAAGAGGTCCCAAAAAGCTAAGCAGTCAGAGGAATCATTAAGAGAAGTCATGTACTTATCTTGTTGGGGTCCTATGTAA
- the LOC112736503 gene encoding CASP-like protein 5A2 codes for MSVSHASVHPIDEVPTTEGGGGDQNNNNNNNNNNNNINPPPRVRMKDIQGMPGTSGGLCLRVSQFIFAAAALAIMASTSDFPSVTAFCYLVAAAGLQCLWSLSLAIIDLYALLVRRSLQNNRVVSLFTIGDGVTSTLTFAAACASAGITVLIDNDLGSCGQNHCVQFETATGMAFISWFTTVPSFLLNFWSLASR; via the exons ATGAGTGTGAGCCATGCTTCGGTTCACCCAATTGATGAAGTTCCAACTACTGAAGGCGGCGGCGGTGatcaaaacaacaacaacaacaacaacaacaacaataacaacattaACCCTCCTCCAAGGGTGAGGATGAAGGATATTCAAGGCATGCCAGGCACATCCGGTGGCCTATGTCTGCGTGTCTCTCAGTTTATTTTCGCTGCGGCTGCGCTTGCCATCATGGCGTCTACTAGTGATTTCCCTTCTGTAACTGCCTTCTG TTACCTTGTTGCAGCTGCGGGCTTGCAGTGCTTGTGGAGCCTTTCATTGGCTATTATCGACCTATACGCCCTTTTAGTAAGGAGGTCTTTGCAGAACAACCGAGTTGTCAGTTTATTTACCATTGGTGATGGG GTCACATCAACACTTACATTTGCTGCGGCTTGCGCATCAGCGGGGATAACCGTGCTCATAGATAATGACCTTGGAAGCTGTGGACAAAACCACTGTGTTCAGTTCGAAACTGCTACCGGCATGGCCTTCATTTCTTGGTTTACAACAGTTCCTTCTTTCCTACTCAACTTCTGGTCCTTGGCATCCCGGTAA
- the LOC112736501 gene encoding uncharacterized protein isoform X1, which produces MSLELAAEKGCYGDNFLQGLLINGWLTKLAFLCGHIEKPVAIWSFNTMLYSSNEELRNSSSVNTCLLCFLLVDQLPVKIGWFPEYSDLRRALDTSGFLFEFSSSGEPKNLDSDTGEPPQNIRAWLKFVTACCLMRSKQPAFSVVEAEELIESIIRLFLDRQFQGLLVLLNDCMQAIVNYFTDQEWHSSCENIAKFVASRVAQLESLGVVEALKDQGVCRWNYVLINVQQHVKSHVRLFSQFPSSSSAMGSITVLKRSQKAKQSEESLREVMYLSCWGPM; this is translated from the exons ATGAGCTTGGAATTAGCAGCAGAGAAAGGTTGCTATG GTGATAACTTTCTTCAAGGATTGCTCATCAATGGTTGGCTTACAAAATTAGCATTCCTCTGTGGCCATATAGAAAAACCAGTAGCCATTTGGTCCTTCAACACAA TGTTATATTCATCAAATGAAGAGCTCCGAAACTCATCCTCTGTAAATACATGTTTGTTATGTTTCCTTTTG GTTGATCAATTGCCTGTCAAAATTGGTTGGTTTCCTGAGTACTCAGATTTGAGAAGAGCTCTTGACACTTCTGggtttctttttgaattttcatcCAGTGGTGAACCCAAAAATTTAG ATTCTGACACTGGAGAACCACCCCAAAATATTCGAGCCTGGCTCAAATTTGTCACTGCTTGTTGTCTAATGCG GAGTAAACAACCAGCATTTTCTGTTGTAGAAGCTGAAGAACTCATTGAAAGCATTATACGTCTATTCCTAGATCGCCAGTTTCAAGGTTTATTAGTGCTTTTGAATGATTGCATGCAAGCCATTGTCAATTACTTCACAGACCAGGAATGGCATTCAAGTTGTGAGAACATAGCAAAATTCGTTGCTTCCAG AGTAGCTCAGCTAGAAAGCCTTGGAGTTGTGGAGGCTTTGAAGGACCAAGGAGTGTGTAGGTGGAACTATGTTCTCATAAATGTTCAACAACATGTGAAGAGCCATGTTAGATTGTTTTCACagtttccttcttcttcctctgctaTGGGCTCCATTACAGTACTCAAGAGGTCCCAAAAAGCTAAGCAGTCAGAGGAATCATTAAGAGAAGTCATGTACTTATCTTGTTGGGGTCCTATGTAA
- the LOC112736500 gene encoding uncharacterized protein, translating into MFWKLATISASSPVEAILDKENFTLEELLDEEEIIQECKALNSRLINFLRDRAQVEQLLRYITEEPPEDAENKRVFKFPFIACEIFTCEIDVILKTLVDEEELMDLLFSFLEPDRPHSTLLAGYFSKVVVCLMTRKTVPLMNYVQAHQHVFRQLVDLIGITSIMEVLVRLVGSDDHAYPNFINVVQWLAESNLLEMIVDKLSPSSPPEVHANVAETLCTITRIASSTLAVKLSSPSFVTKILDYALEDSQSKSSLIYSLSVCISLLDPKRSVVSFPLFHSFRSQNMYEPPIPINPDTIGAMLPKLGDLLVILNVSSDQKVLPTTYGVLRPPLGKHRLKIVEFIAVLLKTGNDVAEKELVKSGTIQRVINLFFEYPYNNALHHQVESTILSCLESKTDAITDHLLRECDLIGRFLQADKQRILSAESNLPTVPAAGKRAPRAGNIGHITRIVNKLVHLAHNRGQLLTFLQQNSEWNEWQTTALQERNMVENVHRWACGRPTALQDKMRDSDDDDLHDRDYDVAALANNLSETLRYKIYGNDDNEEERGNLDRDDEDVYFDDDSAEVVISSLRLGDDQGSNLFTNSNWFAFQDDQIGNAPGATSSSEMMDKVKLNEAANGGSNSSDDEVVVGVDELTDSKNTSIAANSRTNFFSGLAGSNAMNGDVLDFESVKASGSNDMEFFRFDAPENEDLFGDRPLPDWVGWGEPASSTNPFVDHDESDGSTKPQVGSPNASSPTKGESSPSNGSPSSRDSGEGGSPKPVVVPSLFEEDVEFVGVELEGTEKAMEQALKEGIVGEAGPLKRKIVPKVPEKESSEEGNPGMKEFNDANYWRVDQEVAVLE; encoded by the exons ATGTTCTGGAAGCTCGCTactatctctgcctcctctcct GTGGAGGCAATACTAGACAAGGAGAATTTTACTTTGGAAGAGCTTctggatgaagaagaaataatccaaGAATGCAAGGCCTTAAACAGTCGTCTTATAAACTT TCTGAGAGATAGAGCTCAGGTTGAGCAATTGCTTCGCTACATTACTGAAGAACCACCAGAGGATGCTGAAAACAAACGGGTTTTCAA GTTTCCATTCATTGCCTGTGAGATCTTTACATGTGAAATTGATGTCATTTTGAAGACCTTGGTGGATGAAGAAGAG CTCATGGACTTATTATTCTCCTTTTTGGAACCTGATCGTCCTCATAGTACTTTACTGGCTGGGTACTTTAGTAAG GTTGTTGTTTGCCTAATGACTAGGAAGACAGTGCCTCTTATGAATTATGTTCAA GCTCATCAGCATGTTTTTCGCCAACTGGTTGATTTGATAGGAATTACATCCATTATGGAG GTTTTGGTTCGATTAGTAGGTTCTGATGACCATGCATATCCCAATTTCATAAATGTGGTGCAATGGTTGGCTGAAAGCAACCTGCTGGAGATGATTGTTGATAAATTAAGTCCATCT AGTCCTCCTGAAGTTCATGCCAATGTAGCTGAAACATTATGTACAataactagaattgcatcttCTACTTTAGCAGTCAAACTTTCAAGTCCAAG TTTTGTCACAAAAATTTTGGATTATGCATTGGAAGATTCACAATCAAAGTCCAGCCTTATCTACTCACTCTCAGTGTGTATTTCTTTGTTGGATCCCAAAAGATCAGTTGTGTCATTTCCACTATTTCATTCGTTCAGAAGTCAAAACATGTATGAGCCGCCAATTCCTATAAACCCGGATACTATTGGCGCTATGCTCCCTAAACTTG GTGACTTGCTTGTGATTTTGAATGTGTCATCTGATCAGAAGGTATTGCCTACAACATATGGTGTATTGAGACCTCCACTTGGGAAGCATCGATTAAAG ATTGTGGAGTTTATTGCTGTACTTCTGAAAACTGGAAATGATGTGGCAGAAAAAGAGCTGGTCAAATCAGGAACCATTCAACGAGTTATTAATCTTTTCTTTGA GTACCCATACAATAATGCATTACACCATCAAGTAGAAAGTACCATATTATCATGTTTGGAGAGCAAAACTGATGCTATTACTGATCATCTTCTTCGAGAGTGTGATTTAATTGGAAGGTTTCTACAAGCAGACAAACAACGTATTCTGTCTGCTGAAAGCAATCTG CCAACAGTACCTGCCGCAGGAAAACGAGCACCACGGGCAGGAAATATTGGACATATTACTAGAATTGTCAATAAGCTTGTTCACTTGGCACATAACCGAGGCCAACTGCTGACATTTCTTCAG CAAAACAGTGAGTGGAATGAGTGGCAAACTACAGCTCTTCAGGAGCGTAACATGGTTGAGAATGTTCACCGTTGGGCTTGTGG ACGACCAACTGCATTGCAAGATAAGATGAGGGATAGTGATGATGATGACCTTCATGACAGAGACTATGACGTTGCAGCTCTAGCAAATAATTTGAGCGAGACTTTAAGATACAAAATATATGgaaatgatgataatgaagag GAACGAGGAAATCTTGATCGGGATGATGAG GATGTTTACTTTGATGATGATTCTGCTGAAGTAGTCATATCATCCCTTAGACTAGGTGATGATCAAGGGAG TAATCTGTTTACAAACTCAAACTGGTTTGCTTTCCAAGATGATCAAATTGGCAATGCACCTGGGGCCACATCATCCTCGGAGATGATGGATAAGGTAAAACTGAATGAAGCTGCTAATGGTGGTAGCAACAGTAGTGACGATGAGGTAGTTGTTGGAGTAGATGAATTGACAGACAGCAAAAATACTAGTATTGCAGCCAACTCAAGGACAAACTTCTTTAGTGGTTTAGCTGGTAGCAATGCCATGAATGGGGATGTTTTAGACTTCGAAAGTGTGAAAGCAAGCGGTTCAAACGATATGGAATTCTTCAGGTTTGATGCACCTGAGAATGAAGACTTATTTGGAGACAGGCCTTTACCTGATTGGGTGGGATGGGGAGAACCTGCCTCAAGCACAAACCCCTTTGTGGATCATGACGAGTCGGATGGTTCTACTAAGCCTCAAGTAGGCAGCCCTAATGCAAGTTCTCCTACAAAAGGCGAATCAAGCCCATCAAATGGATCACCATCAAGTAGAGATTCTGGGGAGGGGGGTAGTCCAAAACCAGTCGTGGTACCCTCTCTATTTGAAGAGGATGTTGAATTTGTAGGTGTAGAATTAGAAGGTACTGAAAAGGCAATGGAACAGGCTCTTAAAGAAGGGATAGTTGGGGAAGCAGGACCTTTGAAAAGGAAGATAGTCCCAAAAGTGCCAGAGAAGGAAAGTTCTGAAGAAGGCAATCCTGGTATGAAGGAATTCAATGATGCAAATTACTGGAGGGTTGACCAAGAAGTTGCTGTTCTTGAGTGA